Genomic DNA from Deltaproteobacteria bacterium HGW-Deltaproteobacteria-18:
TGCCGAACAGATGCCCCTGGTAAAAATGGCGATGTAAGAATGGCGGAGATTCCACCTAAAAATCAGGCGAATCTGTTCAAATAAACTGAGCCACTTCTCATCTCCCCAAGCCCAATCCGCGCAAAAAGCATAGATTCTCTGTTCCTATCCAGAAGAATTACATAAAATAGCGTTTGTGAATCCGGGTGTTATGGTATATTTTTTTGATTCAGATATGAGTCCGCTTTTGCAACGCTGCAAAATGGCAGCTAGAGATCCGGCAGGTCGCTCACCCGCCAAGACGAGTCCGAGCTATTCAAATGATTAAAAGGCACGGAACTTTCTCAAGGGGGATGTTTTCTGTATGAAGCAACGTTCTCGTGTTTCCCAAGCCAAATGCTTAAAACGGCGAGGACTGAAGGCGCCTGGAACACCCACAACTCAACCAAACAACCAGTCCGCAAAATAAAATGTACCCCTGCCCACTATCACAAGGAACCATCACTCGCATACGCCTCGCTGTGTTGCTCCTTTGCCTGGTCTTGCAGGCCTGCTCGGACCAGTCGGAAGTGACAGTCGGGTTTCTCGGCCCGTTGGAAGGAAAGTATTCCGACCTGGGCGTTCAGGGGCGCAACGGGGCACAGTTGGCCCTGGAAGAAGCAAACGCCCGGAAGTTGGTCCCGGGAGTGACATTCCGTCTGATGGCCGAGGACGACCTCAATACGCCCGACGGCGCCCGCCAGGCCGTGGGCAGGCTGGCCGCAGTCAACGCCGTGGCGGTCATCGGCCCCATGACCAGCGGCGTGGCCGAAGCCGCCCTTGAACAGGCCTCGGAACACAGCTTGCCGCTTATCTCGCCTACCGTGAGCACGCCCTTGCTGACGGGAAAAAAGGACCTCTTCTTCAGGGTCCTCAGCGAAAACTCCCAATGGGCCAGAGCCCTCGCCCGCTACGGTATGGAGAAAGGCGGTCTGCGCACAGTGGTGATCATCGCCGACATGGACAACGGTGCTTATTCAGGCCCTTACAGGGACGCTTTCCGCTCCGAATTTGTCCGCCTCGGGGGTGTGCTGCTCAAGGATTGGGAGATCCAATCCTTGTCTCTAAAATCCTGGGAACCCATCGCTGCGGAAATCGAGCGACTCGCTCCAGATGCGGTCTTTGTCAGCCTCTCCTCCCGGGACGCTTCCAAATTGGCCAAAACCTTCGTATCTCGCAGCCTGAAGATCCCTGTCTATAGCGCCATGTGGGCGGCCACCCGGGAACTCGTGACGGATTGCGGTCAAGCCTGCGGAGGATGGATTTTCGGCATGGGATACAGTGAAGACAACACGAGGCCCGAGCACCTGTTTTTCCAGCAGCGTTACCGGCAACGCTTCGGTTATGCCCCGAATTTTGCCGCAGCCCTCTCCTACGAGGCGACCCAGGCCTTTTTGCAGGGGATGCTCAAGGCCGCAGGGAATCCGAAAGGGCTTCCGGCCGCCATGGAGAGCCTCCCGGAAATCCCGGGAGTCATCGCGCCGTTCCGCCTGGATGAATTCGGCGACGTCATCCGGGACCACTACATCATCGAATTCACCGGAAGAGACTTCCGAACCCATGAAACGATCCGCTGACGCGCCTTTACCTGCAATTTCTCTGTTGCGCGGAACCTTGGCCGTAAAATTGCTGGTCCCATGCATCATTGTCGTCTTTGTCCTCGGACTCGCCTTGCTCACGGAAGGCGTCAAGAAGACCAGAGATACCGATAAACACATGGCGACTGCGCTCTGCCGCTACCTCGACATCTTCGTTTCGGACGCCCATTCGAACCTCGCCTCACTTGCACGGCTTGAGGAAAGGAGCGAACCCGCCCACATCCTGGCAGCCATCAGGCAGACGCAGGAGTCCCTGACCCGTTTCCAGCGCATCGTCTTGGTCGATGCGGACGGCATCGTGCGGTTCACACACCCGCCTGGGTTCGTGGGGGTGGACTTCCCCGTCCTCTTTCCCCCGGAATTGAACTCGACCATGTCCCGGCCGCTCTATTCTTCCGATACGGGCAGTCTGACTATCCTCATGCGGGCGAAAACCGCTTCGGGGAAAATGATAGTCGGAGAGCTCAATCTTGACGCTCTGCTTGAACATCTGCAAAATTTCTCATTGGACCTTCACGGCACGGTGGTGGCAGTCACCGACGGATTCGGCAACCTCATTGCGCACCCGGACATGGCCCTGGTGCGCCAGCAAACCAACGTTGGGGACTGGCGGATATTCAAGGAAGCGTCCGAAACAGGGGCGTTCAGCGTGCTAACCTTCAGGGACGGCAGCTTAGTGTCCGACACCGTCGCCCAATTGCCCGGACACAAGTGGAAGGTCATCCTGTCCACGAACATATGGCAGGCCATGTCCGACACCCTCAAGATTGTGGCGACCATCGAAGTCCTGCTCGTAGCCTACTTCCTGGTCCTCTTCCTCTCGGTCAGACGGACCCTGAACCTGCGGATCATACGCCCAATCGTGGATTTTTCAAAGTCCATGACCGGCCTGGCGACCTCGCAACAGCCCGACCCGCCAGCGCCGGCTCCCTTCCTGGAACTGGGCCTCATAGAACTGGAATTCCGTCAGGCCATTTCGACTATCCTGGAAAGCCAGGCCCGGCTGCGCACAAGCCAGGCCATCCTGGAGCAGGCTCAAAGCATCGGCCGCATGGGTAGCTGGCAGCTGGACCTGACCAACAACCGCCTGACATGGTCAGACGAAGTCTACCGGATCTTTGGCGCAACGCAGGACGAATTTGAGCCCAGCTACG
This window encodes:
- a CDS encoding ABC transporter substrate-binding protein, with the translated sequence MYPCPLSQGTITRIRLAVLLLCLVLQACSDQSEVTVGFLGPLEGKYSDLGVQGRNGAQLALEEANARKLVPGVTFRLMAEDDLNTPDGARQAVGRLAAVNAVAVIGPMTSGVAEAALEQASEHSLPLISPTVSTPLLTGKKDLFFRVLSENSQWARALARYGMEKGGLRTVVIIADMDNGAYSGPYRDAFRSEFVRLGGVLLKDWEIQSLSLKSWEPIAAEIERLAPDAVFVSLSSRDASKLAKTFVSRSLKIPVYSAMWAATRELVTDCGQACGGWIFGMGYSEDNTRPEHLFFQQRYRQRFGYAPNFAAALSYEATQAFLQGMLKAAGNPKGLPAAMESLPEIPGVIAPFRLDEFGDVIRDHYIIEFTGRDFRTHETIR